One region of Metallosphaera sedula DSM 5348 genomic DNA includes:
- a CDS encoding class I SAM-dependent methyltransferase, which yields MDKSYFGTYHHTTFEESERMRETAKEMFMEAFKRILDSNADLQIIDVGCGLGFLTILTASYFPRATITCVDVFTQSSLRENSRDILENNLRIAQVLDRVKIVEADVTEILPPGKFDLAVSNLVLHNLGRKRFVAYRNIHDVLKPGSYFVNADGFIKKSLFVDPFRDDMKRISDIFHVDFVIKPETQGLFFKYILVALKSK from the coding sequence ATGGACAAATCATACTTTGGAACGTATCATCACACCACATTTGAGGAATCCGAAAGAATGAGGGAAACGGCCAAGGAGATGTTTATGGAGGCATTTAAGAGGATACTTGATAGTAACGCGGACCTACAGATCATAGATGTAGGTTGCGGTTTAGGTTTCCTCACAATTCTCACCGCCTCTTATTTCCCTAGGGCCACAATAACCTGCGTGGACGTGTTTACCCAATCATCTCTGAGGGAAAACTCTAGGGATATCCTGGAAAACAATCTCAGGATCGCTCAAGTCCTCGATAGGGTGAAAATCGTTGAGGCAGACGTAACCGAGATTCTCCCCCCAGGGAAATTCGACCTTGCAGTATCCAATCTGGTGCTCCACAACCTAGGGAGAAAGAGATTCGTCGCTTACAGGAATATTCATGACGTGCTTAAACCTGGATCGTACTTCGTAAACGCCGACGGATTCATAAAGAAAAGCCTGTTCGTGGATCCCTTTCGCGATGACATGAAAAGGATTTCAGACATATTTCACGTTGATTTTGTGATAAAACCAGAAACTCAAGGTTTATTCTTCAAATACATCTTGGTTGCACTAAAATCTAAATGA
- a CDS encoding ABC transporter ATP-binding protein, producing MFVRIRDLKVTYLGRGRPSLQVDSLDIKEGESVLVLGKSGSGKSTLVSSLNGVIPNLISAKVEGEITVFGRDPRKTPVHEMAKLVGTLLQDPEAQVFHHLVRDEIAFGPENFALPREEILSRVEESARVTGVSHLMMRETSSLSGGELQRTVLASVLALRPRALILDEPTSSIDPQGTAEILGLLRSLRNSGVSMIIVEHKVERVLPYVDRVILVDGGRVALNVEKARLMEHVDLLTRAGVEVPEYYLHMKRYGVTRDSLSTYRRSPIPRVRGGSISLFARVKVWTKEGKVLVDTEIQLRKGEIVALMGRNGAGKTTLLKAIMGLLDTKLRSEVHLVVSGKDISRSRYYERGSYVAYLPQNFDVMFVRRTVEDEIKASSNDPEQYLKLFSLNQVRKEDPLTLSFGQRRRVAMASILGRGQRVVLMDEPTSGQDWYHRENLGKELRELGKRGISTLVVTHDSRFVDKFCDRVIVMDQGRIVTEGTPEEVFRVGIVTPPTEYLVEAGTWNPLEG from the coding sequence TTGTTTGTAAGGATAAGGGACCTTAAGGTAACTTATCTGGGAAGAGGAAGGCCCTCCCTTCAGGTGGACAGCCTGGATATCAAGGAGGGGGAGTCGGTCCTAGTACTCGGCAAGTCCGGTTCAGGGAAGTCTACCCTGGTGAGCTCCTTGAATGGTGTGATCCCCAACCTAATCTCGGCCAAGGTTGAGGGAGAGATCACGGTTTTCGGGAGGGACCCCAGGAAGACACCTGTTCACGAAATGGCCAAGCTAGTGGGAACCCTCCTGCAGGACCCTGAGGCTCAGGTTTTCCATCACCTGGTTCGAGACGAGATCGCCTTCGGACCGGAGAACTTTGCCCTTCCTAGAGAGGAGATCCTGTCACGGGTTGAGGAGTCCGCAAGGGTCACAGGGGTCTCCCACCTCATGATGAGGGAGACATCCTCACTGTCCGGGGGTGAACTTCAGAGGACTGTGCTTGCCTCCGTCTTAGCCTTGAGGCCTAGGGCGCTCATCCTTGATGAGCCCACGTCCAGCATTGACCCCCAAGGGACAGCGGAGATCCTGGGTCTCCTGAGGTCGCTAAGGAACTCCGGCGTGAGCATGATAATTGTGGAGCATAAGGTTGAGAGGGTTCTGCCTTACGTGGATAGGGTTATCCTAGTGGATGGAGGAAGGGTTGCCCTGAACGTCGAGAAGGCCAGATTAATGGAGCACGTCGACCTGTTAACCAGGGCAGGGGTTGAGGTACCCGAGTATTACCTTCATATGAAAAGGTACGGCGTAACTCGGGATTCCCTCTCGACGTATAGGCGAAGTCCGATCCCCAGGGTGAGGGGTGGGAGCATCTCACTCTTCGCGAGGGTTAAGGTTTGGACTAAGGAAGGAAAGGTCCTAGTCGACACCGAGATTCAACTGAGGAAGGGCGAGATAGTTGCCCTCATGGGAAGGAATGGGGCAGGGAAGACGACTCTCCTGAAGGCGATCATGGGCCTTCTGGACACCAAGTTGAGGAGCGAGGTTCACCTGGTCGTGAGTGGGAAGGACATCTCCAGGTCTAGGTATTACGAGAGGGGAAGTTACGTCGCATATTTACCTCAAAACTTCGACGTAATGTTTGTCAGGAGAACTGTGGAGGACGAGATTAAGGCCTCCTCCAACGATCCAGAGCAATACCTCAAGTTATTCTCGTTGAACCAAGTAAGGAAAGAGGATCCCTTAACCCTATCCTTTGGTCAGAGGAGGAGAGTAGCCATGGCCTCTATCCTCGGAAGGGGGCAGAGGGTGGTCCTGATGGATGAGCCCACGAGTGGACAGGATTGGTATCATAGGGAGAACCTGGGGAAAGAGTTGAGGGAACTGGGGAAGAGGGGAATATCAACGCTCGTGGTCACACACGATTCAAGGTTCGTAGACAAGTTCTGCGATAGGGTGATCGTGATGGACCAGGGAAGAATCGTGACTGAGGGAACGCCAGAGGAGGTGTTCAGAGTGGGGATCGTGACTCCGCCCACTGAGTACCTGGTTGAAGCTGGAACCTGGAATCCGCTGGAGGGATAA
- a CDS encoding energy-coupling factor transporter transmembrane component T family protein, with protein sequence MSLITTLISWFLFFYGVGFPVLLIVSVVRLKGFMEITRYESGTGFMYRVNPVTKVLLGLAVMGVASTTVWWIGALLTLAISLVYLTLRDGVRKLVYLSVVLVSSLISSMWSVAPYVTPSILELAFPHQNLVTVWTWPSYFEVMGYQPNLTLQALMYGLQIGFRVTAVLASALILVLTTTTSDIFRMFTKLRAPLSLTFSLLVGVRTVPRIFELLDSSVKMQFIRGLGRGKPRIVYPFLLLYSAILALVPTMVYLLRGAKTMAISADTRGFRASPRRTEIVELGFRKEDYVIFGVVVGLILLAIVANLLGFGRSVPYLGV encoded by the coding sequence ATGAGTCTCATCACGACCCTTATTAGCTGGTTCCTATTCTTTTATGGAGTGGGGTTTCCGGTGCTCCTCATAGTCTCCGTGGTCAGGCTCAAGGGTTTCATGGAGATAACCAGATACGAGAGTGGGACAGGTTTCATGTACAGGGTAAACCCGGTCACTAAGGTTCTCCTAGGTCTGGCGGTTATGGGGGTTGCGTCGACCACGGTGTGGTGGATAGGTGCACTCCTCACCCTCGCTATCTCCCTGGTTTACCTTACCCTGAGGGACGGGGTTAGAAAGCTCGTGTACCTCTCTGTGGTCCTAGTGAGTAGCCTTATCTCATCTATGTGGAGCGTTGCACCCTACGTTACTCCATCTATCCTGGAGTTGGCCTTCCCGCACCAGAACCTGGTCACGGTGTGGACATGGCCCTCCTATTTCGAGGTTATGGGGTATCAACCCAACCTTACCCTTCAGGCCTTGATGTATGGCCTGCAGATTGGGTTTAGGGTTACCGCAGTTCTCGCCTCTGCCCTGATCCTGGTGTTGACCACAACAACGTCAGACATTTTCAGGATGTTCACGAAGTTGAGGGCACCCCTCTCCTTAACCTTCTCTCTCCTCGTGGGAGTGAGGACTGTTCCAAGGATATTTGAGCTCCTAGACTCCTCCGTGAAGATGCAGTTTATTAGGGGACTAGGTAGGGGGAAACCTAGGATTGTGTACCCCTTCCTTCTCCTCTATTCTGCGATCCTCGCCTTGGTACCAACCATGGTTTACCTCCTGAGGGGAGCCAAAACCATGGCCATCTCTGCGGACACGCGCGGATTTAGGGCCTCGCCAAGGAGGACGGAGATCGTGGAGCTTGGGTTCAGGAAGGAGGACTACGTGATATTTGGTGTAGTGGTGGGGCTCATCCTGTTGGCCATCGTCGCAAACCTGTTGGGCTTCGGTAGATCTGTACCCTACTTAGGTGTCTAG
- a CDS encoding phospholipase C: protein MRLVSVALFLVLLPSLHVVSNVTTQTGTATPIKHVIIVIDENHSFDNLFGVYPFGVPPIVNNVTCSVMRPVNLVDGPGKLMQIDVPWIPGIPLYTHPFYINSSTPPDPIEGYTTYHEDYWYATQDGFPLFSGPQSMGYFSYEQVGVLWDYAEEYVLFDNYYSPVLDVTEPNRIAYLVGFPPSFHNDEASGIYSFNETIMYQLTAHNISWGYFVYDLEGIPWPISTLKGVSGNFYNLSVFYQDLQDGNLPSVSWVMFLGGETGKYDMHPPDNVTVGAIAFSQVVNAVMRSRYWNSTAIFFTFDEGGGYYDQVTPPFVNGTSLGQRIPLLVISPYAKEAYVDNYTVSGYTLLAFVDYNWKLPWLTPWVQNSDLQGLLNAFDFSAIRSPIILTPSNWTYPVPLQYPVKYGYVATVNHQVDPSLYSFSFPVYIFVILFVLVAVVMVKRRRSRKVS, encoded by the coding sequence ATGAGGTTGGTCTCGGTAGCTTTGTTCCTAGTACTCCTTCCATCACTTCACGTGGTATCTAACGTGACGACCCAGACGGGCACGGCGACCCCTATCAAGCACGTGATCATCGTGATAGATGAAAATCATTCCTTCGATAACCTCTTCGGGGTTTACCCCTTTGGGGTTCCTCCCATAGTGAATAACGTGACCTGTTCAGTGATGAGGCCAGTCAACCTAGTAGATGGTCCAGGGAAATTAATGCAGATAGACGTTCCCTGGATACCTGGAATACCCCTGTACACTCATCCCTTCTACATTAACTCCTCAACTCCACCAGACCCGATCGAGGGGTATACCACATACCACGAAGATTACTGGTACGCCACACAGGATGGGTTCCCCCTCTTCTCGGGACCGCAATCCATGGGGTACTTCTCCTACGAACAGGTTGGGGTCCTTTGGGATTACGCGGAGGAATACGTCCTCTTTGACAACTACTACTCCCCTGTCCTTGACGTGACTGAACCCAATAGGATTGCCTACCTAGTGGGTTTCCCTCCATCATTTCACAACGACGAGGCATCAGGAATTTACTCCTTCAATGAGACCATCATGTACCAGTTAACTGCGCACAATATCTCGTGGGGGTATTTCGTATACGACTTGGAGGGAATACCGTGGCCGATCTCCACCCTCAAGGGTGTGTCAGGAAATTTTTACAACCTTAGTGTGTTCTATCAAGACCTTCAGGACGGGAATCTGCCCAGCGTGTCCTGGGTCATGTTCCTTGGCGGGGAGACGGGAAAATACGACATGCATCCTCCCGACAACGTGACCGTTGGTGCAATTGCCTTCTCACAGGTGGTGAATGCGGTCATGAGGAGTAGGTACTGGAACTCGACGGCGATCTTCTTTACCTTTGATGAGGGTGGCGGTTATTATGATCAGGTAACTCCTCCCTTCGTGAACGGGACGTCACTGGGCCAGAGGATTCCGTTACTCGTGATATCGCCTTACGCAAAGGAGGCCTATGTGGACAACTACACGGTGTCAGGTTACACATTGTTAGCCTTCGTGGATTATAACTGGAAACTTCCTTGGCTGACTCCCTGGGTTCAGAACAGTGACCTTCAGGGTCTTCTTAACGCGTTCGACTTCTCCGCGATTAGGTCACCCATCATTCTAACCCCAAGTAACTGGACCTACCCTGTTCCCCTACAGTACCCGGTGAAGTACGGGTACGTGGCTACCGTGAACCACCAAGTGGATCCCTCGCTATACTCCTTCTCCTTTCCCGTGTACATCTTTGTGATTTTATTCGTGTTAGTCGCAGTGGTCATGGTGAAGAGGAGACGGTCTCGTAAGGTGTCTTAA
- a CDS encoding prenyltransferase — protein sequence MVSTVELNRSRNDGPSLTMAFEVSMRGFITSSKKIFMVSRPWSFVMPAICTSFGFSLGYYMFRTFNPLFYVAVLLGTVLLNASVNVLNDYFDYVQEIDTRENTGYRLHPIIHGVMSERGTLILGIALGVMGLSLAIYLTLYRPLALPLGLLGVLLLYMYNGPPFNLKHRALGEVLVFITYDLIVLGSYYVSTGMISSAGVLDGVPLALPIAGVLLVNNLRDVESDKRKGGKTLAILFPNFSRRLYLFSMLSPYVIIVMLVMARLLPPTSLISVLTSLVVAKRSLKISRELPPDSPAETSQIFMLFGTLYVLSTLIGNWV from the coding sequence ATGGTATCAACAGTTGAGTTGAATAGGTCCAGGAATGACGGCCCTTCCTTGACCATGGCCTTTGAAGTGTCCATGAGAGGGTTCATAACAAGTTCTAAAAAGATCTTCATGGTAAGCAGACCTTGGTCCTTCGTTATGCCCGCCATCTGTACTTCCTTTGGTTTCTCCTTGGGATATTACATGTTTCGAACGTTTAATCCACTTTTCTACGTCGCAGTGCTCCTCGGAACTGTCCTGCTCAACGCTTCAGTGAACGTACTCAACGATTACTTCGACTACGTTCAGGAGATAGATACAAGGGAGAACACGGGTTACAGGCTTCACCCAATAATTCATGGGGTCATGAGCGAGAGGGGAACCTTAATCCTGGGTATAGCGTTGGGGGTGATGGGGTTGTCCTTAGCCATTTACCTCACCCTTTATAGGCCCTTAGCCTTACCCTTGGGCCTATTGGGTGTTCTCCTGTTATACATGTATAATGGGCCCCCCTTCAATCTGAAGCATAGGGCGCTTGGGGAGGTTCTGGTCTTTATAACATATGACCTGATCGTGCTTGGAAGCTATTACGTTTCCACGGGGATGATCTCAAGTGCCGGAGTATTGGATGGAGTCCCACTGGCTCTTCCAATTGCCGGCGTTCTCTTGGTAAATAACCTAAGGGATGTTGAGAGCGATAAAAGAAAGGGAGGAAAGACGCTTGCAATTCTTTTCCCTAATTTTTCGAGGAGATTGTACCTGTTCTCCATGTTATCTCCTTATGTCATTATTGTAATGCTTGTGATGGCGAGGTTACTTCCCCCAACTAGCCTGATATCAGTTCTTACCAGCCTCGTCGTGGCTAAAAGATCGCTTAAGATTTCTAGGGAACTCCCGCCCGATTCTCCAGCGGAAACCTCCCAGATTTTCATGTTGTTTGGGACTCTTTACGTTCTCTCTACACTGATTGGAAACTGGGTTTGA
- a CDS encoding thiamine pyrophosphate-binding protein, with protein sequence MKGSTLLLELLKDYDVDRVFGLPGETSIPYYPEFAELQVITRDERNAVYMADAYARVSFKPGVVEGPSVGSPYMLPGVIEAYKSSSPVIVITTDTDLYGERMNMLTSLDQTALFKPYTKESITVTKADDLSHAVRRAFRLATGGRPGPVHLRIPHHVLEEEGSIYLPPQREFSRYPAQRPVADRDAVRLAVSALLDSSNPVIICGQGALYSRAWDEVVELAELMGIPVGTTITGKGCISELHPLSIGVVGGRGGTSFSNSFLEEADLIFLVGSNTDSANTDRWRYPPRTKTVIHLDVSEAEVGNNYNSINLIGDAKATLREIIREVRSRGVKRREVKVNRDEFEARVREIASMSGERVNPVRFVKELERRVRDQVIVADPGVGAIYVSALFRTGKAGRNFVFNYGLGGLGYAIPASVGAQLGSGRQVLAMTGDGSFGFSAGELETIARLKSDVVLFVFNNSSFGWIRAEMRIQGRDVRGTDFSSLDYVKIAEGFGLRGYRISTDQEIGDVLDEAMESTPSLVEVVVDPEDKFYPPVAHWARALLHDVKHVY encoded by the coding sequence ATGAAGGGTTCAACTCTTCTTCTAGAACTACTGAAGGATTACGACGTGGATAGGGTTTTTGGACTTCCTGGAGAGACATCTATCCCATACTACCCCGAATTCGCAGAGCTTCAGGTGATAACTAGGGATGAGAGGAACGCCGTCTACATGGCTGACGCCTATGCCAGGGTTAGTTTCAAGCCGGGAGTGGTTGAGGGACCGAGCGTTGGCTCGCCCTACATGTTACCAGGTGTGATAGAGGCATACAAGTCCTCCTCTCCCGTGATAGTCATCACCACGGATACTGACCTCTACGGAGAGAGGATGAACATGTTGACTTCCCTGGATCAGACAGCCCTCTTCAAACCCTACACCAAGGAGTCCATCACCGTGACGAAGGCAGACGACCTGTCCCACGCCGTGAGGAGGGCCTTCAGGTTAGCAACCGGAGGGAGACCTGGACCAGTTCACCTAAGGATACCCCATCATGTACTCGAGGAGGAGGGATCCATCTACCTCCCACCGCAGAGGGAGTTCTCCAGGTATCCAGCTCAAAGGCCCGTCGCAGACCGGGATGCGGTGAGGCTCGCGGTCTCAGCCCTCCTGGACAGTTCCAACCCGGTCATTATCTGCGGTCAAGGAGCACTGTACTCCAGGGCGTGGGATGAGGTCGTGGAGTTGGCTGAGCTCATGGGAATTCCAGTGGGTACCACCATCACGGGGAAGGGATGCATCTCGGAGCTTCACCCCCTCTCCATAGGGGTAGTGGGAGGAAGAGGAGGGACTAGCTTTTCAAATTCCTTTCTGGAGGAGGCCGATCTAATCTTCCTTGTGGGATCAAACACGGACTCAGCCAACACAGATAGGTGGAGATATCCTCCCAGGACGAAGACCGTGATCCATCTAGATGTGAGTGAGGCTGAAGTGGGGAACAACTACAACTCCATAAACCTGATAGGGGACGCTAAGGCAACGCTTAGGGAGATAATCAGGGAGGTAAGATCCCGGGGAGTGAAGAGAAGGGAAGTGAAAGTGAATAGGGACGAGTTTGAGGCCAGGGTGAGGGAGATTGCCTCCATGTCCGGGGAAAGGGTCAACCCGGTCAGGTTTGTGAAGGAGTTGGAGAGGAGGGTTAGGGATCAGGTAATAGTAGCAGACCCTGGGGTAGGTGCAATTTACGTCTCCGCCCTTTTCAGAACTGGGAAGGCTGGAAGAAACTTCGTGTTCAACTACGGCCTTGGGGGACTGGGTTACGCGATACCTGCCTCAGTTGGGGCCCAACTGGGATCTGGTAGACAGGTTCTTGCCATGACCGGGGATGGTAGCTTTGGGTTCTCTGCGGGAGAGCTGGAGACAATTGCTAGGTTGAAAAGTGACGTGGTCTTGTTTGTGTTCAATAACTCCAGTTTCGGCTGGATAAGGGCAGAAATGAGGATTCAGGGTAGGGATGTGAGGGGGACCGACTTCTCGTCGCTGGATTACGTTAAGATAGCTGAGGGATTCGGGCTCAGGGGTTACAGGATCTCCACGGACCAAGAGATAGGCGATGTGTTGGACGAGGCCATGGAGAGCACTCCCAGTCTGGTTGAGGTAGTCGTGGATCCTGAGGATAAGTTCTACCCACCTGTGGCACACTGGGCTAGGGCACTACTCCACGACGTGAAACATGTATATTGA
- a CDS encoding FAD-dependent oxidoreductase — MAKRIVIVGGGIGGMGVATTLAGKLNAEITVINKDNFYVTGPSRPLLLTGEQEYGRMLRGYEKVGEKGIKVVAGNVIRVDPDNRKITLSESGFGLTSREIQYDYLVLAPGVVYDGSSITGLDRNWWRNTTVYDPGRVNVLRQRLWSENEGTVLIYAPKAPYRCAPAPTETALLAHTVLKHRGVREKFRIIHVDANDKTQPPFIADVVKQVYEKAGIELVTNQEIVEVNEKEVITKSGERYGYTILALLEPNRAPRFVEEAGLGTPFVEVRSPQDLRHPKYDDVLAVGDAAKLPFPKNQEIAFESALFASNKILEMEGVTEKVPVQYAFVGWAYMGNLEGRLETQSLQFQLDLTTQPPKPAKDPQLKREYTLQKDRWEQAYLERLFGYSPKS, encoded by the coding sequence ATGGCCAAGAGAATTGTAATAGTTGGTGGCGGAATAGGAGGAATGGGAGTAGCCACAACTCTCGCAGGTAAGTTAAATGCAGAGATAACCGTGATCAATAAGGATAACTTCTACGTGACAGGGCCCTCGAGACCATTGCTCCTTACAGGCGAGCAAGAGTACGGAAGAATGCTGAGGGGATACGAAAAGGTGGGAGAGAAGGGTATTAAGGTGGTCGCGGGGAACGTGATAAGGGTTGATCCCGACAATAGGAAGATAACCCTGTCTGAATCAGGGTTTGGACTGACAAGCAGGGAAATCCAGTACGACTATCTAGTGCTTGCCCCTGGCGTCGTATATGACGGCTCCTCGATCACAGGGCTTGATAGGAACTGGTGGAGGAACACCACGGTCTACGACCCTGGAAGGGTAAACGTGTTGAGGCAAAGGCTATGGAGCGAGAACGAGGGGACAGTCCTGATTTATGCCCCAAAGGCTCCCTACAGATGTGCCCCTGCTCCGACGGAGACGGCCCTCCTGGCTCACACAGTGCTAAAGCACAGGGGAGTGAGGGAGAAGTTCAGGATAATACATGTGGACGCAAACGATAAGACACAACCGCCTTTCATCGCCGACGTTGTGAAGCAGGTCTACGAAAAGGCCGGGATAGAGCTTGTGACTAACCAGGAGATAGTTGAGGTGAATGAGAAAGAGGTGATCACGAAGTCTGGCGAGAGATATGGATATACCATACTTGCCCTCCTGGAGCCCAACAGGGCTCCCAGGTTCGTGGAGGAGGCTGGACTAGGAACGCCGTTCGTCGAGGTTAGGTCACCGCAGGACTTGAGACATCCGAAGTATGATGACGTCCTGGCAGTGGGAGATGCAGCGAAGTTACCCTTCCCTAAGAACCAGGAGATCGCCTTCGAGAGCGCCCTCTTCGCCTCCAACAAGATTCTGGAGATGGAGGGTGTAACGGAGAAAGTTCCCGTTCAGTATGCGTTTGTGGGCTGGGCCTATATGGGTAATCTCGAGGGAAGACTTGAGACCCAGAGCCTCCAGTTCCAACTAGACTTAACAACCCAACCGCCAAAGCCTGCGAAGGATCCTCAGCTCAAGAGAGAATATACACTACAGAAGGACAGATGGGAGCAGGCATACCTTGAGAGGCTCTTCGGATATTCCCCTAAATCGTGA
- a CDS encoding ATP-binding protein, whose translation MSMISQMSFQNPWWTQPSSIDDDDHVRRAKYYLPPVRENLLILGPRQVGKTTYMKTVIRDLLREVEPRKVFYFSCDSLSRKDELIQLLNEYRTLVNGDEAFIFLDEITSVDAWNMGLLHLFNAGYFRNSLVYVSGSSSLNLSRETLPGRPLKKVVYYPLNFRVYFDLFTRKLDVPTLPVTSPHEIMKEAKKLLPHLSALNKALLSYVERGGFFATNLSSASLYETYRDTVLSEIAKTGRSEALFKQVISRIIESYGSRISDNGISKEISASHTTVSEYLELLERLFITRTYRKWENGRVNYRSLKKVYMIDPFLFRVMKRYSLGKDLETEDIPHVIEGIVGEHLSREYAESLFTFFKDGREIDFLVRGIGIEVKWSERVRSRPKAPEYVLTMDEFDEERRLIPVSLFLYLISSDKVFYDLG comes from the coding sequence ATGTCAATGATATCGCAGATGAGCTTTCAAAACCCCTGGTGGACTCAACCCTCATCCATTGATGATGACGATCACGTGAGGAGGGCAAAGTATTACCTCCCACCCGTGAGGGAGAACCTGCTTATCCTAGGTCCGAGACAGGTGGGGAAAACTACTTACATGAAGACCGTGATCAGGGATCTACTGAGGGAGGTGGAGCCCAGGAAGGTGTTCTATTTCTCCTGCGACTCACTCTCCAGGAAGGACGAGTTAATCCAGCTACTTAACGAGTATCGAACCCTTGTGAACGGAGATGAGGCCTTCATATTTCTCGACGAGATCACGTCAGTAGATGCGTGGAACATGGGCCTTCTTCACCTCTTTAACGCAGGTTATTTCAGAAACTCCTTGGTTTACGTGTCTGGATCCTCCTCTCTTAACCTGAGTAGGGAAACTCTCCCGGGTAGACCGCTCAAGAAGGTCGTGTATTATCCGCTCAACTTTAGGGTTTACTTTGACCTTTTTACACGGAAATTGGACGTCCCCACACTCCCCGTGACCAGTCCCCATGAGATCATGAAGGAGGCGAAAAAGCTACTACCACACCTCTCGGCCCTCAACAAGGCCCTATTAAGTTACGTTGAAAGGGGAGGATTCTTCGCCACAAATCTAAGCTCTGCCTCGCTGTATGAAACGTATAGGGACACCGTTCTAAGCGAGATCGCGAAGACTGGGAGGAGTGAGGCCCTCTTCAAGCAGGTGATTTCCAGGATAATCGAGAGTTATGGTAGCAGAATTTCAGACAACGGGATATCCAAGGAGATTTCGGCATCCCACACGACGGTATCTGAATACCTGGAGCTATTGGAGAGGTTGTTCATTACGAGAACCTATAGGAAATGGGAAAATGGGAGGGTGAACTATAGGTCCTTAAAGAAGGTCTACATGATAGATCCCTTCCTTTTTAGGGTAATGAAGAGGTATTCCCTGGGGAAGGACCTGGAGACGGAGGACATACCCCACGTGATCGAGGGAATAGTTGGGGAGCACCTATCTAGGGAGTACGCAGAGAGCCTCTTCACCTTCTTCAAGGACGGTAGAGAGATCGACTTTCTAGTTAGGGGGATTGGGATTGAGGTTAAATGGAGTGAACGGGTGAGGTCTAGGCCTAAAGCACCAGAGTACGTTCTTACCATGGACGAGTTTGATGAGGAAAGGAGGTTAATTCCCGTGTCCCTATTCCTTTACCTCATTTCCTCGGACAAGGTGTTTTACGACCTGGGTTAG